Proteins from a genomic interval of Musa acuminata AAA Group cultivar baxijiao chromosome BXJ1-9, Cavendish_Baxijiao_AAA, whole genome shotgun sequence:
- the LOC103973620 gene encoding psbP domain-containing protein 3, chloroplastic isoform X1, protein MASFATLPVLPSPLHSSSPVPVNRLKGSLPSRSRLIFPAAVKCDAAEEFRSDIGRFPSKRRELLLQIFLASLSLPFVATNASAETDLQESFRIYEDEMNKFQISIPKEWLVGAGDANGIKSVTGFYPEESSDSNVSIVITGLGPDFTRLESFGNVDAFAETLVSGLDRSWKRPPGVTAKLISSKSTNGLYYVEYTLQNPGERCRHILTALGVASNGWYNRLYTVTGQYMEDEAEKYQPQVVKMVSSFRLIRETKEIPGETAFLLRL, encoded by the exons ATGGCCTCCTTCGCTACGCTCCCGGTGCTGCCATCCCCTCTTCATAGCAGTTCCCCGGTTCCTGTTAACCGATTGAAAG GGTCACTCCCATCTCGAAGCCGGCTGATTTTCCCCGCCGCTGTTAAATGTGACGCCGCCGAGGAATTTAG GTCTGACATTGGACGATTCCCAAGTAAGAGGAGAGAATTGTTGCTTCAGATCTTTCTTGCTTCACTCTCTTTACCATTTGTAGCGACGAATGCTTCAGCTGAGACCG ATCTTCAGGAGAGTTTCCGAATATACGAAGATGAGatgaataaatttcagatatccaTTCCAAAAG AGTGGCTAGTTGGTGCTGGTGATGCGAATGGCATCAAATCAGTTACAGGATTCTACCCTGAAGAATCATCTGATTCTAATG TCAGTATCGTGATCACGGGGCTTGGTCCTGACTTTACCAGATTGGAATCTTTTGGCAATGTGGATGCATTTGCAGAAACTCTG GTAAGCGGTTTGGACCGAAGCTGGAAAAGGCCCCCAGGAGTTACAGCAAAGCTGATTAGTTCGAAATCTACAAATG GGTTGTATTATGTGGAGTATACATTGCAAAATCCTGGAGAAAGATGCAGGCACATTCTCACAGCCCTTGGCGTTGCATCCAATGGTTGGTATAATCGGCTGTACACAGTCACTGGACAG TATATGGAGGATGAAGCTGAGAAGTACCAACCCCAAGTAGTGAAG ATGGTATCATCGTTCAGATTGATACGAGAAACTAAAGAAATTCCTGGAGAAACAGCTTTTCTCCTAAGGCTTTGA
- the LOC103973620 gene encoding psbP domain-containing protein 3, chloroplastic isoform X2 — MASFATLPVLPSPLHSSSPVPVNRLKGSLPSRSRLIFPAAVKCDAAEEFRSDIGRFPSKRRELLLQIFLASLSLPFVATNASAETEWLVGAGDANGIKSVTGFYPEESSDSNVSIVITGLGPDFTRLESFGNVDAFAETLVSGLDRSWKRPPGVTAKLISSKSTNGLYYVEYTLQNPGERCRHILTALGVASNGWYNRLYTVTGQYMEDEAEKYQPQVVKMVSSFRLIRETKEIPGETAFLLRL; from the exons ATGGCCTCCTTCGCTACGCTCCCGGTGCTGCCATCCCCTCTTCATAGCAGTTCCCCGGTTCCTGTTAACCGATTGAAAG GGTCACTCCCATCTCGAAGCCGGCTGATTTTCCCCGCCGCTGTTAAATGTGACGCCGCCGAGGAATTTAG GTCTGACATTGGACGATTCCCAAGTAAGAGGAGAGAATTGTTGCTTCAGATCTTTCTTGCTTCACTCTCTTTACCATTTGTAGCGACGAATGCTTCAGCTGAGACCG AGTGGCTAGTTGGTGCTGGTGATGCGAATGGCATCAAATCAGTTACAGGATTCTACCCTGAAGAATCATCTGATTCTAATG TCAGTATCGTGATCACGGGGCTTGGTCCTGACTTTACCAGATTGGAATCTTTTGGCAATGTGGATGCATTTGCAGAAACTCTG GTAAGCGGTTTGGACCGAAGCTGGAAAAGGCCCCCAGGAGTTACAGCAAAGCTGATTAGTTCGAAATCTACAAATG GGTTGTATTATGTGGAGTATACATTGCAAAATCCTGGAGAAAGATGCAGGCACATTCTCACAGCCCTTGGCGTTGCATCCAATGGTTGGTATAATCGGCTGTACACAGTCACTGGACAG TATATGGAGGATGAAGCTGAGAAGTACCAACCCCAAGTAGTGAAG ATGGTATCATCGTTCAGATTGATACGAGAAACTAAAGAAATTCCTGGAGAAACAGCTTTTCTCCTAAGGCTTTGA